Genomic segment of Microcebus murinus isolate Inina chromosome 14, M.murinus_Inina_mat1.0, whole genome shotgun sequence:
TTGTGTTAGTCTCTGCCGGTTCTGTGAGAAGTGATCCTTTTCCAGTGCTCCCTCCTCCTGTCTTAGCTCCTCCCCATATCCAGTCTCAGTGCCCAAAGTGATCTTTCTGGAGTGGACTTGGACTTGCTGGTTTGGCCCACCTTTCCAGCTTCATCATTTGTCACTCCTTTCTACCCATCCTGGCTCTAGTCATTCCCAGCAGCTTGCTGTTCCCAGGAGGCTCTGCTCTTTCCTGCCTCTGTGCCCTTGCACATGCTATTCCCTGAACCTTGagttccttcctctctcccttgtcCATGTTGCTGGTGGACTCCTCTTCAGCCTTTGAGCCCCGGGTCAATGTCACTGCTTTTCTCATCTGCTCCctgctccttctctttctccaagCTCACAGGCATTCCATCCATACCGTTTTGGGCAATGGCATTGTGGCCTTGAGGTCCCTCTGTGTTTGCCGTGGTCAGTCCCTCTAGTCTGGGAGGGCCACAGCTATGTAAGTCATCTTTGCAGCCCTTGTCTCTAGCCTAGGGCTTGGCACACGTTTGCTGAGTGGATGAATGAAGGAAGCAGTGGGTGTTTGTGGAGCCCCCTGCCTGGTCACTCTGCTCTGATCACGCTGCAGTTGGTCGGTTTGGAACTAACGGTGTTGCTCTGCACTGCCGCCTGGCCCTGTGGACGGTCAGCCAGAGCCTGGGTTTCTGGCCCGTTGGCTGCTTCTGAGCCCCGTGCGTCTGCCACAGATGCAGATGCACAGCTTTCATGCAGCTGCGactgcttttctgctttttgtctcATACTGGACCTTGTGTTTGGCCCTGGTATGTTTCATTTTGTCATGTGCAGCCCCAAATGGCCCTATTTCCTGGAAGACTGTGGGGCTGGAGAAACCTTCCTGCCTCTGTGATCTGGTAGCCAGAAAACCAGATTGTAGACTATTAGGAAAATTCATGACTTGATCTTGTGAATGGCCAAATAAGACTTGTCCTTGTAGGACAGATCAGATACACAATGAGTGACTTTCATGACAGCAGACACATAGATTTTACTAAGTTCTGGGGAATTTTGGCCTTACTCTGTGAAAACTGCCTTTAAATTAGCACTTGATCAAGAGGAAAATATGTATGTTCAAAAATAGGCATGGCCATTATATGAGACTTAAAGAATATCTCAAATAGAGTATTCTGCTACTAGCAGTGTTTCTCAGAATGGGGCCAAAGGccatgtgcatcagaatcacataGGCCACTtgtaaaatacagattcctgggccccattcTGGAGTCACTTAATTACAGTTTCTGGTGAGGAGCCCTGGAATCTGCACTTTCAACATGCTCCCAGAATTCTGTTGTTTACTGAAGGTTGAGAACTGCGACCTTGTGGGTTAATAATGACTACAGAACCCGTGAGATGAGTCGCAGTGATGTGCGTAGTGATCTGGTGGCTCTCTGTGCAATAGAGCCATGACTGGCACCACCACCTGGAGGCTCTGGAGCCCACATTTCAATTCAGTCTTGGCAGGAGGTCCCTTGTGCTGAAAAGGTacctggggaaggggcaggtgtGCCAGGGCATGGAGGTGTGCAATAGTCCGGTGTGTTTGGGAGCTGCAAACTGCATCAGGTGCCTTGAGCACAGGCGTGGAGTGGGCTCTAGGGAGGGCAGTGGGcactgggctggggccaggggtAATGTGCACACAGCAGGCAGGAGGAAGCCGGTATGTGATTCGCCAGTCTTTGCATACCTGGCAGTCTTCAACTTTGCCATTTGTCACCTGAGAAACAAGgctggcagggagagaggggctgATAGCAGGAGGGGGCACTAAGCTCCGAAGTTTTGGCTCTATGCAAAAGGGCCTGGGGTGCCATGGAAGGATGTAGCAGTCACTGTGCATAGCAGCATTTATTGCTGTCTCCATTTGGATGCAATGTGATAGGAGCTTTCTACCCATGCTTCCTGAACAATTCTCTCCCTAAACTCTACATACAATGCTCCAACTTCTTTATCATCAAAACAGTGTCAAATCTTGAGGTCCTAATTTGTGGAACAAGTTCTGGCATCAGAGAGACCTGGGTTTGTATCTGGACCCCattacttattagctgtgtgactatgGGCAAGTTGCTTTCCATCTCTGTCTTAGagtcctcatctatgaaatggattGATAACACCTAATCACTAGCTATAGATGCTAAGCATTGAGCACAGACCCCGGCATGCAGCAAGTGCTTCTCCCAGGGTCATGATTACTGGATGCCAATGTCTTACTGTGAACCTTGGGGAATAGCTCTGCCAGTTCCTAGACTTGGGATGGAGGCAGCCGAGAACCCTTCAACCTGGCGGCTCCTCCCTGGATCCTACACCGGAGGCTTGATCCCTGAGTACCGTCTGTCTGTTTGCCTTGCAGGCATCATCCCTAAAGTGGCCCCTTCATTCCAGAGCCCCTGGAGTCTGCTCACATCCACCATGAACACCTCTCACCTCCTGGCCTCGCTGCTCTCAGGATCCCCGCAGGGTGAAAACAGGAGCAAGCCACGGGACATCCTGTACAACCTGTCTGACCACTGCCAGGATTCTGCGGACCTGCTGGTCTTCATTGTCACTTCCTACAGCATCGAGACCATCGTGGGGGTCCTGGGCAACCTCTGCCTGATCTGCGTGACCATGAGGCAGAAGGAGAAGACCAATGTGACCAACCTGCTCATCGCCAACCTGGCCTTCTCCGACTTCCTCATGTGCCTCATCTGCCAGCCGCTCACGGCCATCTACACCATCATGGACTACTGGGTCTTTGGTGAGGCCCTGTGCAAGGTGTCAGCCTTCATCCAGTGCATGTCGGTGACggtctccattctctctctcgTCCTTGTGGCCCTGGAGAGGCATCAGCTCATCATCAACCCAACAGGCTGGAAGCCCAGCATCCCGCAGGCCTACCTGGGGATTGTGCTCACCTGGCTCATCGCCTGcgccctctccctgcccttcctggCCAACAGCGTCCTGGAGAACGTCTTCCACAAGAACCACTCCAAGGCTCTGGAGTTCCTGGCAGATAAAGTGGTCTGTACTGAGTCCTGGCCCTTGGACCACCACCGCATTGTCTACACCACCTTCCTGCTGCTTTTCCAGTACTGCGTCCCACTGGCCTTCATCCTGGTCTGCTACGTGCGCGTCTACCGGCGCCTGCAGAAGCAGGGGCGCGTGTTTCGCAAGGGCGCCTACCGCTCGCGCGCGGGGCAGATGAGGCGGGTCAACGGGGTGCTCGTGGCGATGGTGGCGGCCTTCGCAGTGCTCTGGCTGCCCCTGCACGTGTTCAACAGCTTGGAGGACTGGCGCCCCGAGGCCATCCCTGTCTGCCATGGCAACCTCATCTTCTTGGTGTGCCACCTGCTCGCCATGGCTTCCACCTGTGTCAACCCTTTCATCTATGGCTTTCTCAACACCAATTTCAAGAAAGAGGTCAAGGCCCTGGTGCTGACTTGTCAGCACAGCCCTGCCATGGAAGAGTCCGAGCATGTGCCCCTGTCCACAGTGCACACGGAAGTCTCCAAAGGGTCTCTGAGGCTAAGTGGCAGGTCCAACCCCATCTAGCCAGGTCTAGGGCTTCTCCCTGCCACGTTCCTTgccagcttctttcacttaaataAGTGGGCACGTTGCAAGCTGTGGGTGGCACCCCTCTGTCATTATGGTTTTCTGGGGCCCAGATAGGCTGGCAAGAGCCTGTTTTGCATCCATTTGCGTTGAGAGGCCTAACATTCAGCTACGTGTTCCTGGTTGGATTCTGAGTTTTGATTCTGCAAGTTACAGTGAGCCTTGCAGCTTGAGCTGCAAGATGCTAGATATCTAGCAAGATGCAGAGATATCTGCTGGTAATAGGCAGGGTTCATTCTGGTAACTCAGAAACAAATGCCTGGCCTGGGAACCAGCGATGTCACCTACGCCAGTGAGGCCGTGAGGCTGCTGTGCACTGAGGGAAGGAGCGCTTGGAGTCAGAGCTCTGGCCCTGGGTCACCCTCTGACTTCTATGAGAGATGATGTGTGTGCAAGAGCTTCACAAGTGGTAGAGAATTCTGTGGCTGCAAAGCGGTGGGATTACTGTTACATCATTAGCACAGCTGAAGAGAATAGACCCTGGGATCTTGGGACCTCGTGCTCCTCAGCAACAGGAATTCCAGAATTCACATCCTACTCCATCCTTTTCCTCTCTCACTGCATCTGCCACCTCATATGGAAATAAGCCTGCAAATGTCTCCCCTTGAGGAGGTTGTGAGCACTGTGAGGTGACACTGTATTGTCTTAAAGCTTGCGTTCTTTATGCCTGAGCAGGCCCTGATGCAGGGGGAGAGCTCCGGAAACCTTTTCTGTGGTGGATTGAGGGTAAAGGTGCCACTCACTGCTGAGTGTTTGGCCAAGGACGGGCGCTCTGCGCTGTGATCTGGTGTGGGAAGGGGTCAGGGCTCAGGCTGTTGCACCCACAGTCTCTCGCCTGCCTGTCCTTGCCTTCCAGGGCCTCTTGACGAGGCATCTGGACAGAGACTCTGAGGCCTTCCCCCTGTGGACCCACTACAGGGGCCTCTAGAACTCAAGGGCATGACTACAGCCTTCATTCCATGCTCTGACCACTGAGCTGACTTGCCCTGGGTGATGTGAAGTTCTTCCAAAACTTCCCCAGGACATCGGGCATCCAGTGGCCTTCAGTAGGAGCAGGGGCAGGAAGTCCTAGGAGTCAGACTTAATGGGACACTGGCTAAAAGAAGCAGGGGTCCCCCTTTCTCCTGCCATCCAGGGAGAATGGAGAAAGGGCTCCAGTGAGTGTGAATATCTCACCTTAGAGGTCATGGCCCAGTTCCCTGGATGCTAAACCAGGTCCAAGGCTTCATCTGTGTGTGGACCAGACAGCCTGTCCTTGCAGGGAAGGAAGTGTCAAGATTGCTCCTCGGCTGTCTTAGATGGGATGTCTCAGCCAGGCTCTGTCTGTTTAGACCACTCTCCAGCGGAGTGCACCGTGGCCCCAACGTGGTCTCCCAGGGCAGGGTATTCAAATGCCAGGGCCCTGAGGCGCCTCGAGGCAGCGTTGGCTCTACACAGGGCATCTGGCAAAGGGTCAGCCAGAGGTTGAACAGCCACATCTGACTGTCTTGCCCTCGCTCCTGACCAAGAACCTGTGCAGCCAACACCCAAGACAAGTGCTCTTTGAGCCATCAGCTCCCTTTCTGGAGCGGTTTCTCTTGTTCCTGCTTTTGGTCCTGTCTCTCATTCAGTTCCTTTGTTCACTTTTACCCTGGATTTTTGGGCAGATTTCTTCAGCCACTCTCTTGGCCACAGCCTGTGCTTGTCCTCTGGTGCCATCTGCTGCTGGCTGCTCCAGGTGAGCACCTGCCAGCAAAGCCCCGACTGTGGGACCCAGCCCAGCAAGATGTCATTGTCCAGGCTCCCCAAGGAACTGGGGGCCTCAGGCCCCTCCAGAGACCATGCAAGTGCCTGGAGTTTGCTTCTCTTTACCAATCTCAATGGTGCCAAGACGCTTGGGGACAAGGATGATTTAGGGTGCCAGCGAACCTGAGGACAGGGTGGTGAGGCCAGGTGTCTGGGAAAGGTGCTTGGCGTTAGAAATTGGAGTAGTAGCTGGAAGCCTCACTGAGTGTCTTCGGTGCTTCCCTCACCTTGCTTAGGTCGACACAGTCTGCCTGGGTGTCTGTGTCCTGCTCCCCGTTCCTAACTACTGTGGGGTTGCTTCGTTACCCAGCACCCTGGGAACTTACTACCCCAAGTGTGGGCAGCAGTCCAGCATCACCTGGAGCTCATTAGATATGCAGAGTCCTTTGTTGCCACCCACACCTATTGAATCAGAACCCACCTTTTATCAAGAtctccaggccaggtgcggtggctcacacctgtaatgctagcactctgggaggccgaggcgggcagattgctcgaggtcaggagttcgaaaccagcctgagcaagagcgagaccccgtctctactataaacagaaagaaattaattggccaactaatatatatagaaaaaattagctggccatggtggtgcatgcctgtagtcccagctacttgggagactgaggcaggaggattgcttgagcccaggagtttgaggttgctgtgagctaggctgactccacggcactcactctagcctgggcaacaaagtgagactctgtctcaaaaaaaaaaaaaaaaaaaaaagatctccagGTTAATTGTacacacattaaaatttgagaagctcTTCTCTAAGAAACAAATTGCCCTGGAGCCTAGAGTCACTAGGTAAGCAACTGTAGACACTCTAGACTCGGGGGTCTAGAGTAGAGCTTTAGGAATCTGAGTTCTGGAGACATGACTTTAAAATTGTTGTTGCTGAAAAGGTACATTCATTTTGGTTGGTTGTCTCATCTCTGGCTGCATGTGGTCATATTTCTTGTGaagtcttttcatttcttcataaatGTTTGCCCAGTGCATAGTTCGCATAGCTACATTCATAGTCAATGCAATTTTGTATGCTGCTCCATTTCACTTAAA
This window contains:
- the LOC105884287 gene encoding neuropeptide Y receptor type 4-2 yields the protein MNTSHLLASLLSGSPQGENRSKPRDILYNLSDHCQDSADLLVFIVTSYSIETIVGVLGNLCLICVTMRQKEKTNVTNLLIANLAFSDFLMCLICQPLTAIYTIMDYWVFGEALCKVSAFIQCMSVTVSILSLVLVALERHQLIINPTGWKPSIPQAYLGIVLTWLIACALSLPFLANSVLENVFHKNHSKALEFLADKVVCTESWPLDHHRIVYTTFLLLFQYCVPLAFILVCYVRVYRRLQKQGRVFRKGAYRSRAGQMRRVNGVLVAMVAAFAVLWLPLHVFNSLEDWRPEAIPVCHGNLIFLVCHLLAMASTCVNPFIYGFLNTNFKKEVKALVLTCQHSPAMEESEHVPLSTVHTEVSKGSLRLSGRSNPI